From the genome of Haloterrigena sp. KLK7, one region includes:
- a CDS encoding nucleobase:cation symporter-2 family protein, whose translation MSNETDGGIQIEYGVDDKPPLPKSILLGLQHVAVMIVPATAVAYVVANGVGLEADAAYLVQMVLLFSGLATMVQAYTVGPVGARLPIVMGSSFTFVGATIDIGASFGMAAVFGAILVTGFVVEGLIGWQFKRIKPFFPPLVTGLVVVIIGLYLIPVAMDYAAGGADAPDFGALHHIGLAGLVLAIAVGLNMFTRGVTRLLSVLVAIIVGYAAAIALTFATGLELVSFSDVGSAAWVALPSPTHFGFEFEPIAIATFAVLFLVSSMETVGDMSGVTAAEGRNPTDEEFRGGLFNDGLLSSIGSIFGAFPITSFSQNVGIVNFTGVMSRHVVGIGGVFLAVLGLSPKVGAAVTTIPSAVFGGAVLLMAGMVAASGFRLIVTHVDLDRRNTVIVAVSLGLGLGIATTPEALAGLPSRAELFFGQPVIVTALSALALNTLVPGDSSPLFDAVPAAETSEAESPTVGPSDD comes from the coding sequence ATGTCGAACGAAACTGACGGGGGCATTCAGATCGAATACGGCGTCGACGACAAACCGCCGTTGCCGAAATCGATCCTGCTGGGGTTGCAACACGTCGCGGTGATGATCGTGCCGGCGACGGCGGTGGCGTACGTCGTCGCGAATGGGGTCGGTCTCGAGGCCGACGCGGCCTATCTCGTCCAGATGGTCCTGCTGTTTTCCGGACTGGCAACGATGGTCCAGGCGTACACCGTCGGCCCGGTCGGCGCGCGGCTGCCGATCGTCATGGGCTCGAGTTTCACCTTCGTCGGCGCGACGATCGATATCGGTGCTAGTTTCGGGATGGCCGCCGTCTTCGGCGCGATCCTCGTCACCGGCTTCGTCGTCGAGGGACTCATCGGCTGGCAGTTCAAACGCATCAAACCCTTCTTCCCGCCGCTGGTGACCGGCCTCGTCGTGGTCATCATCGGTCTCTACCTGATCCCCGTCGCGATGGACTACGCCGCCGGCGGGGCGGACGCACCGGACTTCGGTGCCCTCCACCACATCGGACTCGCCGGACTCGTGCTGGCCATCGCCGTCGGGCTCAATATGTTCACGCGCGGCGTCACGCGACTGTTGTCCGTGCTGGTCGCGATCATCGTCGGCTACGCGGCCGCCATCGCACTCACGTTCGCCACCGGGCTCGAGCTCGTCTCCTTCTCGGACGTCGGTAGCGCCGCCTGGGTCGCGCTTCCGTCGCCGACCCACTTCGGATTCGAGTTCGAGCCGATCGCGATCGCCACGTTCGCCGTCCTCTTTCTGGTCTCCTCGATGGAGACCGTCGGTGACATGTCCGGCGTCACGGCCGCCGAGGGGCGGAATCCGACCGACGAGGAGTTCCGCGGCGGCCTGTTCAACGACGGTCTGCTGAGTTCGATCGGCTCGATCTTCGGCGCGTTCCCGATTACCTCGTTCTCCCAGAACGTCGGCATCGTCAACTTCACCGGCGTGATGAGCCGCCACGTCGTCGGCATCGGCGGCGTCTTCCTCGCCGTCCTCGGACTGAGCCCCAAAGTCGGCGCCGCCGTCACGACCATCCCCAGCGCGGTCTTCGGCGGCGCGGTGCTGCTGATGGCCGGGATGGTCGCCGCGAGCGGGTTCCGACTGATCGTCACGCACGTGGACCTCGATCGCCGGAACACGGTCATCGTCGCCGTCTCGCTCGGCCTCGGTCTCGGCATCGCGACGACGCCCGAGGCCCTCGCGGGACTGCCGAGCCGCGCCGAGCTGTTCTTCGGCCAGCCGGTCATCGTGACCGCGCTGTCGGCGCTGGCGCTCAACACGCTCGTCCCCGGCGACTCGAGCCCGCTGTTCGACGCCGTGCCCGCCGCGGAGACGTCGGAGGCGGAGTCGCCGACGGTTGGACCGAGCGACGACTGA
- a CDS encoding FAD-dependent oxidoreductase, which produces MPDVAIVGGGPAGLSAALFTAKNDLETVVFDTDETWMHKAHLFNYPGIRSISGSEFMELTRGQVRDRGADVRVGEEVSDVEPGDDDFTVETEDGEYDADYVVLATGADRSMAEDLEVEFDEDGTVDVDLDTETSVDDLYATGAMVRDEEWQAVIAAGDGASAALDILSKEKGEHFHDFDVPDDVP; this is translated from the coding sequence ATGCCAGACGTCGCAATCGTCGGCGGCGGCCCCGCCGGCCTGAGCGCAGCACTCTTCACCGCGAAGAACGACCTCGAGACCGTCGTCTTCGACACCGACGAGACGTGGATGCACAAGGCCCATCTGTTCAACTACCCCGGAATCCGGAGCATCAGCGGCAGCGAGTTCATGGAACTGACTCGCGGACAGGTGAGGGACCGCGGTGCCGACGTCCGCGTGGGCGAGGAAGTATCCGACGTCGAACCGGGCGACGACGACTTCACCGTCGAGACTGAGGACGGCGAGTACGACGCCGACTACGTCGTCCTCGCGACGGGCGCGGACCGCTCGATGGCCGAGGACCTCGAGGTCGAGTTCGACGAGGACGGGACCGTCGACGTGGACCTGGACACCGAGACGAGCGTCGACGACCTCTACGCGACGGGCGCGATGGTCCGCGACGAGGAGTGGCAGGCCGTCATCGCCGCCGGCGACGGCGCTTCGGCGGCGCTCGACATCTTAAGCAAGGAGAAGGGCGAGCACTTCCACGACTTCGACGTCCCGGACGACGTGCCGTGA
- a CDS encoding DUF892 family protein yields MDTTSADRIDDFEELFHHKLAQMYYTEQELVETLDEMAINATNDKMSEGFADHRDETRTHVQRLEEVFAALDRPAERREDPVLDALEQERQTLEDAIEDDMLNMAYLNAAMMTERIEMTAYEGLSTMAKQIGYDEEIREPLESNHDEEESTYRELSAMQTASDMKSLWDRLTPS; encoded by the coding sequence ATGGACACCACTAGCGCCGACCGCATCGACGACTTCGAGGAGCTGTTCCACCACAAGCTCGCCCAGATGTACTACACCGAGCAGGAACTCGTCGAGACGTTAGACGAGATGGCGATCAACGCGACCAACGACAAGATGAGCGAGGGGTTCGCGGACCACCGCGACGAGACCCGGACCCACGTCCAGCGTCTCGAGGAGGTCTTCGCGGCCCTCGACCGGCCGGCGGAGCGGCGGGAGGATCCGGTCCTCGACGCGCTCGAGCAGGAGCGGCAGACCCTCGAGGACGCCATCGAGGACGACATGCTCAACATGGCCTATCTGAACGCCGCGATGATGACCGAGCGCATCGAGATGACGGCCTACGAGGGGCTGTCGACGATGGCGAAACAGATCGGCTACGACGAGGAGATCCGCGAGCCGCTCGAGTCCAATCACGACGAGGAGGAGTCGACCTACCGCGAACTGTCGGCGATGCAGACGGCCTCCGACATGAAGTCGCTGTGGGACCGACTGACGCCCTCGTAA